In Antechinus flavipes isolate AdamAnt ecotype Samford, QLD, Australia chromosome 3, AdamAnt_v2, whole genome shotgun sequence, a genomic segment contains:
- the METTL21A gene encoding protein N-lysine methyltransferase METTL21A isoform X2 — translation MALVPYDAEGLGIQKFYKPLTTYKFVNHTIQIKQDWKQLGVAAVVWDAAIVLCTYLEMGALNLQGCSAVELGAGTGLVGIVAALLGAHVTITDRKIALDFLKSNVQANLPQDIQPKAVVKELTWGQNLGNFSSDKFDLILGADIIYLEETFADLLQTLEHLCSDHSVILLSCRIRYERDQNFLKMLGNHFTVHEVHYDLEKDVHIYKAHRRNHKDDL, via the exons ATGGCTCTGGTCCCCTATGACGCGGAAGGATTAGGGATACAGAAGTTCTATAAACCTCTGACCACCTATAAATTTGTGAATCACACCATCCAGATCAAGCAGGACTGGAAGCAGCTGGGTGTGGCAGCCGTTGTATGGGATGCG GCTATTGTTCTCTGTACTTACCTGGAGATGGGAGCTTTGAATCTTCAAGGCTGCTCTGCAGTTGAACTAGGAGCTGGGACAGGATTAGTGGGCATTGTGGCTGCTTTGTTGG GTGCTCATGTGACCATCACAGATCGGAAAATAGCGTTAGATTTTCTCAAGTCTAACGTTCAAGCCAATTTGCCTCAAGATATACAACCGAAAGCTGTGGTTAAGGAGTTGACGTGGGGGCAAAATTTGGGGAACTTCTCATCGGACAAGTTCGACCTGATCCTGGGGGCTGACATCATATACTTGGAAGAGACTTTTGCAGACCTCCTTCAAACCCTGGAACATCTCTGCAGCGACCATTCTGTAATCCTTCTGTCCTGCCGCATCCGCTATGAACGGGATCAGAACTTCTTAAAGATGTTGGGAAACCATTTCACTGTTCATGAGGTTCACTATGATCTCGAGAaagatgtacacatatataaagctCACAGGAGAAACCACAAAGACGACTTATAG
- the METTL21A gene encoding protein N-lysine methyltransferase METTL21A isoform X1 has product MVFFAHSILHQFLQVFPGFFDAVSSFLTTTEGKPSPWIKDKMALVPYDAEGLGIQKFYKPLTTYKFVNHTIQIKQDWKQLGVAAVVWDAAIVLCTYLEMGALNLQGCSAVELGAGTGLVGIVAALLGAHVTITDRKIALDFLKSNVQANLPQDIQPKAVVKELTWGQNLGNFSSDKFDLILGADIIYLEETFADLLQTLEHLCSDHSVILLSCRIRYERDQNFLKMLGNHFTVHEVHYDLEKDVHIYKAHRRNHKDDL; this is encoded by the exons ATGGTTTTCTTTGCTCACTccattctgcatcagttcctacaagtcttcccaggtttctttgaCGCCGTCTCTTCATTTCTCACAACt ACTGAAGGCAAACCCTCTCCATGGATTAAAGACAAAATGGCTCTGGTCCCCTATGACGCGGAAGGATTAGGGATACAGAAGTTCTATAAACCTCTGACCACCTATAAATTTGTGAATCACACCATCCAGATCAAGCAGGACTGGAAGCAGCTGGGTGTGGCAGCCGTTGTATGGGATGCG GCTATTGTTCTCTGTACTTACCTGGAGATGGGAGCTTTGAATCTTCAAGGCTGCTCTGCAGTTGAACTAGGAGCTGGGACAGGATTAGTGGGCATTGTGGCTGCTTTGTTGG GTGCTCATGTGACCATCACAGATCGGAAAATAGCGTTAGATTTTCTCAAGTCTAACGTTCAAGCCAATTTGCCTCAAGATATACAACCGAAAGCTGTGGTTAAGGAGTTGACGTGGGGGCAAAATTTGGGGAACTTCTCATCGGACAAGTTCGACCTGATCCTGGGGGCTGACATCATATACTTGGAAGAGACTTTTGCAGACCTCCTTCAAACCCTGGAACATCTCTGCAGCGACCATTCTGTAATCCTTCTGTCCTGCCGCATCCGCTATGAACGGGATCAGAACTTCTTAAAGATGTTGGGAAACCATTTCACTGTTCATGAGGTTCACTATGATCTCGAGAaagatgtacacatatataaagctCACAGGAGAAACCACAAAGACGACTTATAG